The window AAGTGAAATAGAAAAGGATAATAGAGAAAGAAGAAATGAAATTCAGAGACATGAAAAAAGATTAGTTAATAAAGAAGAAATTTTAGATAAAAAAAGTGATTCATTAGAAAAGAAAGAAGAATACTTTAATAGAAAATTAAAAAATGTAGAACAAAAAGAAAAAGAAATTAATCAAATTCATGAAAAACAAATATCTGAATTAGAACGATTATCAGGTTTGACATCTGAGCAAGCTAAAGAACTACTATTAAGTGATATTAGAAAAGAAATAAATCACGAAGCAGCAATAATGATAAAAGATATTGAAAATAAAGCTAAACAAGAAGCAGAAAAAAAATCCAGAGAGATTTTATCGTATGCAATTCAAAAATGTGCTGCAGATCATGTAGCTGAAACAACAGTTTCTGTAGTAACCTTACCTAATGATGATATGAAAGGTAGAATTATAGGAAGAGAAGGGCGAAATATAAGAACCTTAGAAACGCTTACTGGAATAGATCTTATAATAGATGATACGCCAGAAGCTGTAATACTATCAGGTTTTGACCCTATAAGAAGAGAAATTGCTAGAATAGCATTAGAAAAATTAATATCAGATGGTAGAATACATCCTGCTAGAATAGAAGAAATGGTTGAAAAAGCAAAAAAAGAAGTTGACAATCATATTAAAGAGGTAGGCGAACAAGCTACTTTTGATACTGGAATACATGGTCTTCATCCTGAAATACTTAGGTTACTAGGTAGACTTAAATATAGAACAAGTTATGGTCAAAACGTCTTAAAACATTCTATAGAAGTATCTCACTTAGCCGGTATAATGGCTGCGGAAATTGGAGCAGATGTAAGAGTTGCTAAAAGAGCAGGATTACTCCATGATATTGGAAAAGCTGTTGATCATGAGGTAGAAGGACCGCATGTAGCTATAGGAGTAGACATCCTTAAAAGATTTAAGGAAAACAAAGATGTTATTCATGCTGTTGAGGCACATCATGATGATGTAGAAGCATCTAGTGTAGAAGCAATATTAATTCAAGCTGCTGATGCTATATCTGCTGCTAGACCTGGAGCTAGAAGAGAAACTTTAGAATCTTATATAAAAAGGTTAGAAAAACTAGAAGAAATATCAAACTCATTTGAGGGTGTAGAAAAATCATTTGCCATTCAAGCTGGTAGAGAAGTAAGAATAATTGTAGATTCTAACTTAGTTAGTGATTTAGATATAGTTCATATAGCTCGTGATATAGTAAAGAGAGTTGAAAGTGAATTAGACTATCCAGGACAAATTAAAGTAAATGTAATAAGAGAATCAAGAGCAATAGATTATGCTAAATAAAAAGAAGGGGTTTTCCCTTCTTTTTTTATTATATTTATTATGATAAGCTGTATACTATAAGGGTATAATACTATATTATAATAGTATATAATGGAGGAGTAATATGAAAAAAGCAGACTTACATATTCATACTACTAAATCAGATGGCAAATTAACACCAAGTCAAGTAGTTGATGAGGCTATAAAAAATGATATTAATGTAATAGCTATAACTGATCATGATACAATAACAGGTATAGATGAAGCAATTGAAAGAAGTAAATTTTATACTAATATTAAAGTTATTCCAGGAATAGAATTCAGTACTATATATAAAGATAAAGAAATTCATTTATTAGGCTATTTTATTAATTATAAATATGATAAACTAGTAGATTTAACAAATAAAATAAAACAACATAGGTTTGAAAGAGCAAAGAAAATAGTAGATAAATTAAATGATTTAAATATTAATATTACTATAGATGAAGTAGTTAAAGAATCTCAAGGAAAGAACATTGGGAGACCTCACATTGCAAGGGTTATGATTAAAAAAGGTTATATAAATCATATATCAGAAGCCTTTGATAAATATATTGGTAAAAACAAAAAAGCTTTTATAGAGAGATATAAACTAAGTCTAAAAGATGCAATAGATATTATTCATGAGTGTAATGGTATAGCAGTTTTGGCACATCCTATATTATTAAAAATTCCTGTAAAAGAATTATTAGATGATTTTAATATAGATGGTATAGAAGTATATCATTCAAAACAAACAAAAAGTGATTCTAAAATGTATTTAAAAATTGCTGATAACTATAATTTATTCATTACAGGTGGCTCTGATTTCCATCACCTTGATAATGATGATAACATTATTATTGGTAGTAGTTATATAGATATAAATGATATTAAAGAAATATTAAGTAAATACAATTATTAAGGAGATTTTAAAAATGACAAAAACAAGAAATAGACAATTTCCTTCTAAGTTAAGTACTACACAATTTGTCAAGTTATATATACTTCATTTACTTAATGAAAAAAGTTATTATGGAAATGAAATAATAGATGAAATTAAAAGACGTTTAAAAAACAATTGGGAACCTTCTCCAGGAATGATTTATCCACTTTTAAGAGATTTAGAAGAGAAAAATCAAATAAGTGGATGGTGGGAAGAACCTGATAAACGTTCAATAAGACATTACAAATTGACTGATGAAGGTTATAAACACTATAATAAAATAAAATTATTATATAAGGATAGTTTGATAGATTCTTTGACAATTATAGAGTCAGCATTAAGCGATATTTATAATGAAAGTTAAGTTTTATTAATTATTAAATATAAAAAAAGGATTTTTAAAATAATAATAGAATCTTTTATATGTAGAAACATTAATTATTATAATAAAATTAACATGGAGGGTTATAATGAATTTAAAATTATCAGAAAAAATATCTAGTATTTCACCATCAGTTACATTGGAAATAACAGCAAAAGCAAAACAAATGAAATCAGAAGGTATTGATGTGATTGGCTTCGGAGCAGGAGAACCAGATTTTAAAACTCCAGAAAATATTAGAAAAGCTGGGATAGAAGCAATAAAAGAAGGGAAAACGGGTTATACTGCAGCATCAGGATTAAAGGAACTTAAAGATGCTATATGCTATAAACTTAAAAGAGATAACAATTTAAGTTATAGTGCTGAAAATATAATAATATCTGACGGAGCTAAACATTCACTTTTTAATGCTCTTTCATCTATACTAAATCCAGGTGATGAAGTTATAATTCCTATTCCTTATTGGGTAAGTTATCCTGAACTAGTAAAATTAGCAGATGGAATACCTGTAGAAGTAAATACTCCAGAAGAAAATGATTTTAAATATGATATAGATATTTTAAATAATGCATTAACAAATAAAACAAAAGCACTGATCTTAAATAGTCCAAGCAATCCTACAGGTACAATTTATTCTAAGGATGAATTAGAAAAAATTTCGAAATGGGCAATTGAAAATAATATATTTATAATTTCTGATGAAATATATGAAAAGTTAGTTTATGATAATAACACTCATATAAGTATAGCTCAATTAAATGAAGACATAAAAAAACAAACGATTGTTATAAATGGTATGTCTAAGGCTTATGCTATGACTGGTTGGAGAATTGGATACGCAGCAGCTCATAAAGATATTATCAAATTAATGAGTAATTTACAAAGTCATTCAACTTCAAATCCTCCTTCTATGAGTCAATATGCAAGTATAGAAGCTTTAAGAGGAGATGAAAAAGCTATACATGAAATGAAGAAACATTTTACTGAAAGAAGAAATTATATGGTTGAAAAAATTAATTCAATTAAATATCTAAGTTGCAAAAGTCCAAAAGGTGCTTTTTATGTAATGGCAAACATATCTAAATTAAAAGGAAAAACAATAAAAGGTAAGAATATAGATAGTTCTATACAATTAGCAAATATGTTATTAGATGAGGCTCATGTAGCAGTAGTTCCTGGCTTGGCTTTTGGAAATGATGATTATATAAGACTATCTTATGCAACTTCTCTTGATAATATAAAAGAAGGTCTAAATAGAATAGAAGAATATATAAAATAATATTAGTAAAAAAATAATATAAAAATAAAAACAAGTTTACATAATTAAATTATGTAAACTTGTTTTTATTTTGTTATAATTTAAAATATCGGAATGAGGTTATAAAGGTATCAACGGAGAAATAATAAAGTTTTATGCAAGATATAGAATAATTTATAATGGTTTAATTAATATATAAAAGCACCATCTAGTTTAAAATAAAAATATATTAATAATTAGAATTGGATGATTTATAAAAAAGTATTAAAATAAATATGTTAAAAGCATTATAAGAACATATAAGCTAATTTAAATGTCTAACTATGTAATTGTATGTAGAACTTATTTATATTCTTTAAAAGAGAATATAAAAGCTCGAATTATGGAGGTATATAATTTTATGTTGAATTATATACATTAAGAGCAGAATATCGACATGAAATTATTATAATGAAAATTCATACTAAAAAATAAAAAAATAGACCATAAATACTATATTAATCTATATTCTAATGTCACAAAATTATCATTTTGTGACATTAGGTTGAAAAAATGAACTGAAAAATGTATAATTGATTGAGGAGGTTTAAAAATGGATGACATACCAATTATATTAGAAGATTTCTTAAACTATTTAGATACAATCAAAGGAAAATCACAAAATACAATTAAAGAATATTATTATGACTTAAGGACATTTTTAAGATTTATAAAAAAAAGATATAGATTAGTTAACAAAGATGTTCCGTTTAACGATATAGAAATTGAAGATTTAGATATAGATATAATAAAAAAAATAAATTTACAAGATTTATTTGCCTTTCTTTCTTTTATAAATAAAAATAGAGATAATTCAACAAATACACGAGCTAGAAAAGTTGCTAGCATAAGATCTTTTTTTAAATATTTACATAATATAGTAGAGTTAATAGATACAAACCCTACCCTTAACTTAGAAACACCAAAATTAACAAAAAGACACCCATCATACCTTACTCTAGATGAATCCCTTACACTAATAAATAGTATTCAAGGCGAATTCAAAGTTAGAGATTATGCAATAATAATGATATTCTTAAATTGTGGTCTTAGACTATCTGAATTAGTTAGTATTGATATTGATAGAATAAAAGATGATACTCTTACGGTTATAGGAAAAGGCGATAAAGAAAGAACCATATATTTAAATGAAAGTACTTTAGAAGCAATAAAAAAGTATTTAGAAATAAGACCTACAAAAAACATTAAAGATAAAAAAGCTTTATTTTTAAGTAAAAGAAAAAACAGGTTAAGTGTTAGAGCTGTACAACACTTAGTAAAAAAACATTTAAACAACGCAGGTTTAGATCCTGATAAACTTTCAACTCATAAACTAAGACATACTGCAGCTACTCTTATGTATAAACATGGAAATGTGGATATAAGAGCTTTACAACAAATACTTGGTCACTCTAGTGTTTCAACTACACAAATATATACTCACTTAGACGATGAAAAACTAAGACAAGCTGTAAAAAGTAATCCTTTATCTAAAAATACCAAGAAAAATTAATTTCTTGGTATTTTTAGAATATCTCCAGCTTCTATCCATTCATTACTTATATTATTTATTTTTTTTATTTTATAAACCACTTCCCTTACATCATCACCTTCAGGGTTATTCGATTTAGCTATACACCATATAGTGTCCCCTTCTTTTACATGTATTTGTTTGTATTCAGAATCTGTATTACTAGCAACTACTACACTTAATAAGTTATTTAATAATAAAGCAAATAATAAAATTAATACTAATAAAAATGTTACAAATCTAAACTTATTTACTATTACCAATCTTTTATTATACATTTTTTCAACCTCCTCAAACTCGAACGTTAGTTCCTTAATTTAAGTATAGCAGAACGCACGTTCCTTGTCAACGAAAAATCGAACGAATGTTTGATAAATTTATTTTTATATGATATAATAAATTAAAATTGTCATTGTGAGGTGCGAGATATGTATGAAGAGTTAACATCAAAGCAAAGTAATATACTTAAATTTATAAAAAAAGAAATTTTACAAAAGGGTTATCCCCCTTCAGTTAGGGAAATATGTAAAGCGGTAGGATTAAAATCAACATCAACTGTACATGGACATTTATCTAGATTAGAAAAAAAGGGATATATAAGAAGAGATGCTACAAAACCTAGAGCAATTGAAATTTTAGACAGCAATAATGAAAATATTTTTAGTAGAAAAGAAATTGCAGAGGTTCCCATTATAGGAAAAGTTACTGCTGGTTTACCAATATTAGCAACAGAAAACATTGAAGATACCTTTCCTTTACCTGTTGATATTGTAAACAATGATACTGTTTTTATGCTTTCTGTAAGTGGTGAAAGTATGAAAGATGCAGGTATTTTAGACGGCGATTATGTTTTAGTTAAACAACAGAACACTGCTGAAAATGGAGAGATGATAGTTGCATTAATAGACGATGAAGCTACTGTCAAAAGATATTTTGTAGAAAAAGATCATATAAGACTTCAACCAGAAAATGCCTCTATGGAACCAATTATAGTAACTGATATTAAAATTTTAGGAAAAATAAAAGGTGTATTTAGAACAATAGATTAAAGGCCCTAAGGCCTTTTTTACTATAAAAATTTTTTATTATGAAATTTAGATAAAATTTCAATCAATGCATATTTGCTATGATAATAATTTAAACCCCCTTGGAAATAAACTATGTAAGGTTCCCTTATAGGAGCATCTGCACTTAATTCTATTGAAGAACCTTCTATAAAAGCTCCAGATGCCATAATTACTGGATCATCATAACCAGGCATATCCCATGGCTCTGGACTTACATAAGAGTCAACAGGCGAAGAAGATTGAATAGATTTGCAAAATTCAATAACTTTTTCTTTACTTTTCATTTTTATAGCTTGTATTATATCTCCCCTATTATCTTCTACTTTAGGTGTTATTTCATACCCTAAATCTTTAAAAACTTGTGCAAAAAGCAATGCGCTTTTTAAAGATTCTTTTACAATCATAGGTGCTAAAAATAACCCTTGTAAAGTACTTCTTGTAGTCCCAAAAGTAAGACCACAATCCTTACCAATTCCAGGAGCTGTAAGTCTATTGGAAATTCTTTGAACTAGATTTTTTTTACCTACTATATAACCACCAGTCAATGCCAATCCACCACCAGGATTTTTAATTAAAGATCCTGCCATTATATCTGCCCCAACATCTGTTGGTTCATATACATCCACAAATTCACCATAACAGTTATCTATCATGCAAATAATATCTTCTCTAACTAGTTTTATTTTTTTTATTACTTCCCTTATTTCTTCTATAGATAATGCCCTTCTAAAGCTATATCCAGTAGATCTTTGAATTAATATAACTTTAGTATTAGATGTTATACTATTAATTAAAGATGATGTATCTATTGTATTGTCTGGCTTTAATTTAACTTCTTTATACTTAATCCCTCCTTCTAACAATGTTCCAGGTTCACTTCCCTTCACTCCAATGACCTTTAATAAAGTGTCATAAGGGCTACCTGCCGCCGAAATTAATTCATCTCCTGATGATAATAATGCTGATAATGTTAAATATAGAGCATGAGTCCCTGAAACTATAGTAGGTCTAACTAAAGCATCTTCTGTAGAGAATACTCTCTTATAAATAGATTCTACCTTATCTCTCCCCATATCACCATAACCATAACCAGTAGTCCAATTAAAATTTGTTGAATCTAATCTTTCTTCTCTCATTGCATCTAATACCTTAATTTGATTATATTCACTATTATTCTCAATCTCTTGAAATCTATCTTTTAGTTTCTCTTCTGCTTCCGTAATTTTTTTAATCAATTTATCATCAATGCCTTTTTGTTTACATAATAATTTTATTGTCAAGTTATTCAATTATTTTTCCTTCTTTCGTTTTTTAAGGACAAAAAGTATTCTCTATTTACAAGAAAACTTTTTGTCCTTAAAATTATTTTTCTGTTAAATCTATATTTTTGGCAGGAATCATAGTAGATATTGCATGCTTGTAAATCATATTTTGATTCCCTTCATTTTCTAATGAAATAGTATAATTATCAAAACCTCTTACTAATCCTTTCAACTGAAAGCCATTCATTAAATATATAGTAACAGGAATTTCTGCTCTTCTCAACTTATTTAAAAATATATCCTGTAAATTAATATTGCTTTTCATTATTATTCACCCCCTAATTTATCATTTATTATAGAAGTCATTTTTTCGACTAAATCTTCTTCCTTTTCAAAATCCCCCTTATTAAACCATATAATTCTATCATCCCTTCTAAACCAAGTAAGTTGTCTTTTTGCAAATCTTCTGGTATCTCTTTTTAATAGCTCTATAGCTTTTTCTAAGCTATAACTTCCTTCGAGATAACCTATAATTTCTTTATACCCTAATCCCTGCATAGATACTAAAGATTTTTCATATCCTTTATCTAATAAATCTTTGACTTCATCTACAAGTCCTTCTTTTATCATCATATCAACTCTTAAATTTATTCTTTTATAAAGTTTTTCTCTATCCATATATAATCCTAAAATTATTAAATTGAAATCAGGATTAGGTTTTCTAAAGTTATTATACCCTTCACTCATAGGTTTACCTGTTTCATAATAAATTTCAAGAGCTCTAACAATTCTTTTAGCATCATTTTCGTGAATCCTATTATATGATTTTTCATCTACTTCTTTAAGTAGATTATGAATATATTTATTTCCATATTTATCAGCTAAAGCATAATATTTATCTCTTAGCTCTTGATTTGAAATGGCATTTGTAAAATCTAAATCATATACTAATGAATTTATATACAAACCAGTACCTCCAACCACAAGAGGTAGCTTATTTTTACTATAAATATCATCAATATAAGAATAAGCATTATCCTTAAAATCAGATACACTATATTCTTCATCAGGATATACCTCATCTATCATGTAATGATTAATTAAATCCATTTCACATTTATTAATTTTAGCAGTACCAATATTCATATATTTATATATTTGCATAGAATCTGCTGATATTATTTCTGCATTTATTTTTTTAGCTAATTTAATAGATACTGAAGTTTTTCCAGAAGCTGTAGGGCCAATTAAAAGTATTAAATCTCTCTTCATTAAATCCTCCTTAAATCACTGTATTCTTTTAAACATTTTTTCAATTTCATATTTAGTTATTTTAATAGTAATAGGTCTTCCATGAGGACAAGTAAAAGGGTTTTCACATTTTTTCAAATCATTCATTAAACTTTTTATCTCAATATGCCCCATAGAATCTCCTGCTTTTATAGCATTTGTACAAGACATTTTGATTATCTTTTCTGCTCTCAAATCATATTTATTGCTTATATTTTCATTTAAATTATCTAATATATCCATAAATAAATTATTATTGTCTGGAAGACCAAATAACATTGGAACTCCCCTTATAGAGATACTATTTCTCCCAAAATCTTCAATATCAAATCCTAATTCATTGAAAAGTTCTATATTATTTAATATCAATTCATAGTCATAGTGACTCAAATTAATTGTTCTTGGTACAATCAATGGTTGAATAACAACACTCTCTTTTTCATATTGTAATCTAAACTTTTCATACATTATCCTCTCATGAGCAGCATGTTGATCTATCATATACATAGTATTACTAATACTATCTTCTCCAATTATATAAGTATTAAAAACTCTACCTATAATATTTAGTTCTGGAAAAACTCTGGAAGAATCATTATCTTGTATTGACTTTTTATTTTCTCTTACTGAAGATTTATCCAACGTTTCTATTTTATCTTCTTTAACAAAATTTATTTGTTCAATATCTTCAACTTCGTACTCTTTTTTTAATAAAGGTTTATTATAATTGTTCTTGTTTATTTCAGTATTTTTAGGTTTATCATCTAAAATATCAATAATTTCTTCAGTTTTTTGTTTGTTTTTATTCTCTAAAGTAATATTTGGAACTAAATTAAATTCAAAAAGTCTGTTTTTCACTATATCAGTAACCTTAGGAATTAATTTTAAATCATCATTAAATCTTATTTCAACTTTAGACGGATGAACATTCACATCAATATTCTTAGGATCAACTTTTATATATAAATATACAACAGGATATCTATTAATAGTAATTAAAGTTTTATACGCCTCTTCTATAGCTTTAGATAATAGTTTGCTATTTACATATCTCCCGTTAACAAAAAATAATTCATAATTTCTATTACCTCTATTAAATAATGGTTTAGATATGTAACCATTTATAGAAAATAAGTCACTTGAATAGTTTATTGAAATTAAAGATTCAGTATGTTCTTTTCCATATATACTAAAAATCGTGGATTTCAAATCTCCATTGCCAGGTGTTTTAATCATATTTTTATTATCTTTTATATAATTAAAGGATATATCTGTATTAGATAATGCTAGCTTATTAATTATATTTGTTATATTAGCAGATTCAGCAGAATCAGATCTCAAGAATTTTTTTCTTACAGGAGTATTATAAAATATATTCCTAACTATAATAGTAGTTCCCTTAGGAGAACCAACCTCACTTTCCTGCTGAAGTATACCTCCATGTATTTCTACCATTATGCCAGTTTCTTCATCAATAGTTTTACTTATTAATTCAACCATAGAAATTGAAGAAATACTTGCGAGAGCTTCACCTCTAAATCCTAAAGAATGTACCTTTAATAAATCTTCTGATTTAGATATTTTGCTTGTAGAATGTCTTAAAAAAGCTAATTGTATATCATCTTTATATATGCCATCTCCATCATCTGTAATTCTAATGTAATTTTTACCACCATCTTTTATTTCAATAGTTATATTTCTAGCATTAGCATCTATGGAATTTTCTATTAATTCTTTCACTATAGAAGAAGGTCTTTCAATGACCTCTCCTGCTGCTATTTTATTTATTGTATTATCATCTAAAACATTAATCTTTTTCACAGTATAAACCACCTAAATTTCTTTAGTTTTATCGATTAGTTCATTTAATAAATTCATCGATTCCAAAGGAGTTAAATTAATTAAATCTATACTCTTTATCAATTCTATTATTTCATTTTCTTTCATCTTAAATATATCAATTTGACTTTCAGATTTATTTTCTTTTATATCTCCATTTGAAGAAATATTATTACTATAATTTATATCATTTTCTTCTAAATCTCTTAATATATTTTTTGCTCTAGAAGTTACTTCTGAAGGAACACCTGCTAAATTTGCTACTTCTATTCCGTAACTTTTATCGGCTTCTCCTCTTACTACTTTTCTTAAAAAAATAATATCTTCACCAGCTTCTTTAACTGTTATTTTATAATTTTTTATACCCTCTATTTTTCCCTCTAATTCAGTCAATTCATGATAATGGGTAGAGAAAAGAGTTTTAGCTCCAATCTTGCTTTTATCACTTATATATTCAATAACAGCCCACGCAATACTAAGTCCATCGTAAGTACTTGTTCCTCGGCCTATTTCATCTAATATTATTAAACTGTTTTTAGAACTATTATTTAAAATATTTGCAACTTCATTCATTTCAACCATAAAAGTACTTTGTCCTTGTGATAAATCATCACTAGCTCCAACTCTAGTAAATATTCTATCTACCAAACAAATATCTGCATATTCAGCAGGAACAAAGCTTCCGATTTGTGCCATCAAAGTTATAATAGCTACTTGCCTCATATAAGTAGATTTACCAGCCATATTAGGTCCAGTAATGATATTTAATCTATTGTCTTCATTATCTAAAAAAGTATCATTTGGAATAAACATTTCATTCTTTAATACCTTTTCAACTACAGGATGTCTTCCTTTTTTAATATTAATAATCTTTTCTGAATTTATTTTAGGTTTAATATAATTATTTTTATAAGAAACTAGAGACAATGAATTTAAGCAATCAATTGTAGCAATTATTTTAGCAGTAGACTGCATTCTTTCAATCTTAGCTTTCAATTTATCTCTTATTTCAACAAATATATTATACTCTAATATTACACTTTTCTCTTCAGCTCCAAGGATTTTTGATTCCATTTCTTTTAATTCAGGTGTAATATATCTTTCCGAATTAGATAAAGTTTGCTTTCTTATATAATTGTCTGGTACTAATTTTATATTAGATTTTCTTACTTCAATATAGTAACCAAAAACTTTATTAAAACCTATTTTCAAGCTTTTTATTCCTGTTCTATTCTTTTCATTAGCTTCAAGCTTATTTAACCAATTTTTACCTTCAATTGAAGCATTAAGTAACTCATCTAATTTTTCATCATAATTCTTTTTAATTATTCCACCTTCACGAGTTTGTATAGGAGGATCTTCTACAATAGCTTCATGAATAAGTGCATGTACATCTTCTAATAAATCAATATCACGAGCAAGTTGTTTTAAAAACTCAGACTTTGAATTAATTAGCAACTCTTTTATATCAGGCAATATTTTAATAGAATTTTTAAGAGCTATTAAATCCCTAGCGTTACAACTTCCATAAACTATTTTCCCAATAAGTCTTTCAATATCATAGACTTTATTTAATTTTTGTTTTATCTCATCCATTAATATGATATCTTCATACAAATTTTCTATTGCATTTAAACGTTTTTGTATTAAGTCTATATTTAACAAAGGTTCTTCTAACCATTTTCTTAACATTCTTGCTCCCATAGCAGTAGATGTTTTATCTAAAATCCAAAGCAAGGATCCTTTTTTAGTCTTATCTCTTATAGTTTCAGTAATTTCTAAATTTTTTCTTGTATTTATATCTATCAACATAAAATTTTCTATATTATACTTATATATATTATTAATATGACTTAAAGAATTTTTCTGAGTTTCATTTAAATAACTTAATAAAGAACCAACGCTTTTTATTGAGTAATTATCATTTGATATCCCAAAACCTTCTAAATTTAAAATGTTAAAATGTCTTTTTATTATCTTTTTATTTTCTTCAATATTAAATAACCAATCATCAGTTTTATCAATAACAATATCTATCTTCTTTTCTATTTCATCAGATATTTTATTTTCAAATATATATTTATTTGCAATTATTTCTTTTGGTTTTATTTTTGCCAGCTCATCTATCAAAGCTTTAAAACCCTCTTTAGAATTATTGGTAACTTTTTGAGTAGTATAAAACTCTCCAGTAGTTATATCTGCATAAGAAATACCAACTCCATTTTGATCCATGAATATACTTGACAAATAGTTGTTATTTTTCTCATCTAACATTTTAGTATCTGTTACAGTACCTCTAGATATTATCCTAACAACGTCCCTTTTAACTATACCTTTTGCTTCGTTTGGGTTCTCTATCTGCTCACAAATAGCAACTTTATATCCTTTATCTACTAATTTGGATATATAACCATCAGCAGAATGAAATGGAACTCCACACATAGGAGCTTTTTCTTTTTGACCACATTCTCTTCCAGTTAATGTTATTTCAAGTTCTTTTGATGCTATCAGAGCATCATCAAAAAACATTTCATAAAAATCTCCTAGTC is drawn from Senegalia massiliensis and contains these coding sequences:
- a CDS encoding aminotransferase class I/II-fold pyridoxal phosphate-dependent enzyme, producing MNNLTIKLLCKQKGIDDKLIKKITEAEEKLKDRFQEIENNSEYNQIKVLDAMREERLDSTNFNWTTGYGYGDMGRDKVESIYKRVFSTEDALVRPTIVSGTHALYLTLSALLSSGDELISAAGSPYDTLLKVIGVKGSEPGTLLEGGIKYKEVKLKPDNTIDTSSLINSITSNTKVILIQRSTGYSFRRALSIEEIREVIKKIKLVREDIICMIDNCYGEFVDVYEPTDVGADIMAGSLIKNPGGGLALTGGYIVGKKNLVQRISNRLTAPGIGKDCGLTFGTTRSTLQGLFLAPMIVKESLKSALLFAQVFKDLGYEITPKVEDNRGDIIQAIKMKSKEKVIEFCKSIQSSSPVDSYVSPEPWDMPGYDDPVIMASGAFIEGSSIELSADAPIREPYIVYFQGGLNYYHSKYALIEILSKFHNKKFL
- the hfq gene encoding RNA chaperone Hfq, producing the protein MMKSNINLQDIFLNKLRRAEIPVTIYLMNGFQLKGLVRGFDNYTISLENEGNQNMIYKHAISTMIPAKNIDLTEK
- the miaA gene encoding tRNA (adenosine(37)-N6)-dimethylallyltransferase MiaA → MKRDLILLIGPTASGKTSVSIKLAKKINAEIISADSMQIYKYMNIGTAKINKCEMDLINHYMIDEVYPDEEYSVSDFKDNAYSYIDDIYSKNKLPLVVGGTGLYINSLVYDLDFTNAISNQELRDKYYALADKYGNKYIHNLLKEVDEKSYNRIHENDAKRIVRALEIYYETGKPMSEGYNNFRKPNPDFNLIILGLYMDREKLYKRINLRVDMMIKEGLVDEVKDLLDKGYEKSLVSMQGLGYKEIIGYLEGSYSLEKAIELLKRDTRRFAKRQLTWFRRDDRIIWFNKGDFEKEEDLVEKMTSIINDKLGGE
- the mutL gene encoding DNA mismatch repair endonuclease MutL yields the protein MKKINVLDDNTINKIAAGEVIERPSSIVKELIENSIDANARNITIEIKDGGKNYIRITDDGDGIYKDDIQLAFLRHSTSKISKSEDLLKVHSLGFRGEALASISSISMVELISKTIDEETGIMVEIHGGILQQESEVGSPKGTTIIVRNIFYNTPVRKKFLRSDSAESANITNIINKLALSNTDISFNYIKDNKNMIKTPGNGDLKSTIFSIYGKEHTESLISINYSSDLFSINGYISKPLFNRGNRNYELFFVNGRYVNSKLLSKAIEEAYKTLITINRYPVVYLYIKVDPKNIDVNVHPSKVEIRFNDDLKLIPKVTDIVKNRLFEFNLVPNITLENKNKQKTEEIIDILDDKPKNTEINKNNYNKPLLKKEYEVEDIEQINFVKEDKIETLDKSSVRENKKSIQDNDSSRVFPELNIIGRVFNTYIIGEDSISNTMYMIDQHAAHERIMYEKFRLQYEKESVVIQPLIVPRTINLSHYDYELILNNIELFNELGFDIEDFGRNSISIRGVPMLFGLPDNNNLFMDILDNLNENISNKYDLRAEKIIKMSCTNAIKAGDSMGHIEIKSLMNDLKKCENPFTCPHGRPITIKITKYEIEKMFKRIQ
- the mutS gene encoding DNA mismatch repair protein MutS, encoding MSKLTPMMEQYMKIKNKNKDSILFFRLGDFYEMFFDDALIASKELEITLTGRECGQKEKAPMCGVPFHSADGYISKLVDKGYKVAICEQIENPNEAKGIVKRDVVRIISRGTVTDTKMLDEKNNNYLSSIFMDQNGVGISYADITTGEFYTTQKVTNNSKEGFKALIDELAKIKPKEIIANKYIFENKISDEIEKKIDIVIDKTDDWLFNIEENKKIIKRHFNILNLEGFGISNDNYSIKSVGSLLSYLNETQKNSLSHINNIYKYNIENFMLIDINTRKNLEITETIRDKTKKGSLLWILDKTSTAMGARMLRKWLEEPLLNIDLIQKRLNAIENLYEDIILMDEIKQKLNKVYDIERLIGKIVYGSCNARDLIALKNSIKILPDIKELLINSKSEFLKQLARDIDLLEDVHALIHEAIVEDPPIQTREGGIIKKNYDEKLDELLNASIEGKNWLNKLEANEKNRTGIKSLKIGFNKVFGYYIEVRKSNIKLVPDNYIRKQTLSNSERYITPELKEMESKILGAEEKSVILEYNIFVEIRDKLKAKIERMQSTAKIIATIDCLNSLSLVSYKNNYIKPKINSEKIINIKKGRHPVVEKVLKNEMFIPNDTFLDNEDNRLNIITGPNMAGKSTYMRQVAIITLMAQIGSFVPAEYADICLVDRIFTRVGASDDLSQGQSTFMVEMNEVANILNNSSKNSLIILDEIGRGTSTYDGLSIAWAVIEYISDKSKIGAKTLFSTHYHELTELEGKIEGIKNYKITVKEAGEDIIFLRKVVRGEADKSYGIEVANLAGVPSEVTSRAKNILRDLEENDINYSNNISSNGDIKENKSESQIDIFKMKENEIIELIKSIDLINLTPLESMNLLNELIDKTKEI